In Halorhabdus rudnickae, the following proteins share a genomic window:
- a CDS encoding RtcB family protein yields MTTYDAGDFTLEKVREYVWEIPKEDEMRVPARVLASEELLDEISDDLSLQQLKNTTHLPGIQKYAIAMPDAHQGYGFPVGGVAGIDAETGVISPGAVGYDINCGVRMLKTNLTYSDVQGRQAELVEALFEAIPSGLGGGGIVQTGVDTLEEVLERGVDWALEEGYAVEDDRRHCEDEGVRPGADADAVSKKAKDRGRQQLGSLGSGNHFLEVQRVTDIYREDVAESFGLEADQIVVLIHCGSRGLGHQVCTDYLRDIEQTHQGLLEQLPDKELAAAPAGSHLAEEYYAAMNAAINFAWVNRQLIMHRTREVFADVFDRDWRDMGMELLYDVAHNIAKKEIHDIEGEERELFVHRKGATRAFPAGHPEIPAAYRDVGQPVIIPGSMGSGSYILRGGEHSMAETFGSTAHGAGRLMSRTEAKNTYWGEDVQDDLRETQQIYVKAQSGATVAEEAPGVYKDVDEVVRVSDELGIGDRVARTFPVCNIKG; encoded by the coding sequence ATGACAACCTACGATGCCGGTGATTTCACTCTGGAGAAGGTCCGAGAGTACGTCTGGGAGATCCCCAAGGAGGACGAGATGCGTGTTCCAGCCCGCGTTCTCGCCAGCGAAGAACTCCTAGACGAGATCAGTGACGACCTCTCACTCCAACAGCTCAAGAACACCACTCACCTCCCCGGAATCCAAAAGTACGCCATCGCGATGCCGGACGCCCACCAGGGCTATGGCTTCCCCGTCGGCGGCGTCGCGGGAATCGACGCCGAAACCGGCGTTATATCGCCTGGAGCGGTTGGTTACGATATTAATTGCGGCGTAAGGATGTTGAAAACGAACCTCACCTACAGCGACGTCCAGGGCCGCCAGGCGGAGCTCGTCGAGGCGCTGTTCGAGGCGATCCCGAGTGGTCTGGGCGGCGGTGGCATCGTCCAGACTGGCGTCGACACCCTGGAGGAGGTACTGGAACGCGGTGTGGACTGGGCCCTAGAGGAGGGCTATGCCGTCGAGGACGACCGCCGCCACTGCGAAGACGAGGGCGTTCGCCCGGGTGCCGACGCCGACGCGGTCTCGAAGAAGGCCAAAGACCGGGGTCGCCAGCAGCTGGGAAGTCTCGGTAGCGGGAACCACTTTCTCGAGGTCCAGCGCGTCACGGACATCTATCGGGAGGACGTCGCCGAGAGCTTCGGCCTCGAGGCAGACCAGATCGTGGTCCTGATCCACTGTGGCTCACGCGGTCTGGGCCACCAGGTCTGTACGGACTACCTGCGGGACATCGAGCAGACCCACCAGGGCTTGCTGGAGCAGTTGCCCGACAAGGAACTCGCCGCGGCACCGGCGGGTAGCCACCTGGCCGAGGAGTACTACGCGGCGATGAACGCGGCGATCAACTTTGCGTGGGTCAACCGCCAGCTTATCATGCATCGGACGCGGGAGGTCTTTGCCGATGTCTTCGATCGGGACTGGCGAGACATGGGGATGGAGTTACTGTACGACGTTGCCCACAACATCGCCAAGAAAGAGATCCACGATATTGAGGGAGAAGAGCGCGAACTCTTCGTCCACCGCAAGGGGGCGACCCGGGCGTTCCCGGCCGGACACCCCGAGATTCCGGCAGCCTATCGCGACGTCGGCCAGCCAGTCATCATCCCAGGGAGTATGGGTTCGGGAAGTTACATCCTTCGTGGCGGCGAACACTCGATGGCGGAAACCTTCGGCTCGACGGCCCACGGGGCAGGTCGTCTCATGTCCCGAACGGAAGCGAAGAACACCTACTGGGGAGAGGACGTCCAGGACGACCTCCGGGAGACCCAGCAGATCTACGTCAAGGCCCAGAGCGGTGCGACCGTCGCCGAGGAGGCCCCCGGCGTCTACAAGGACGTCGACGAGGTCGTTCGCGTCTCGGACGAACTCGGGATCGGTGATCGCGTTGCTCGGACGTTCCCGGTCTGCAACATCAAGGGCTGA
- a CDS encoding type IV pilin, producing MNGSRSRTASDDRGVSELMAVVTLVGLAVLLVLGIGINVFLFAPDNGGEPEAEFTFRHIEQTSALIITHEDGDSIPSTDLYVEGEDASASWTALAGWEEPRPVEPGDVVQAGGSGAYGTRVGPNDRVSVVWRNESVNGSATLAQWNGGTGP from the coding sequence ATGAACGGGTCCCGGAGCCGTACAGCGAGTGACGATCGCGGTGTCTCGGAGCTGATGGCCGTGGTGACGCTCGTCGGGCTTGCGGTCCTGCTCGTTCTGGGGATCGGGATCAACGTGTTCCTGTTCGCACCCGACAATGGGGGCGAACCCGAGGCGGAATTCACGTTTCGTCACATCGAGCAGACGAGCGCTCTCATCATCACGCACGAGGACGGCGATTCGATCCCGTCGACGGACCTCTACGTCGAAGGCGAAGACGCGAGTGCGAGTTGGACCGCCCTGGCAGGCTGGGAAGAACCGCGGCCAGTCGAGCCGGGCGATGTCGTCCAGGCCGGCGGAAGTGGTGCGTACGGAACGCGGGTTGGCCCGAACGACCGGGTCAGCGTCGTCTGGCGAAACGAAAGCGTCAACGGCTCGGCGACGCTCGCACAGTGGAACGGCGGTACCGGGCCTTGA
- a CDS encoding mechanosensitive ion channel family protein yields the protein MQSAGSTWFFLQKTTDTGVDLSRANEWLPFTVPDWSLDLLAVGVVVLVAWSVSRLLVRLFSRRIARSFRRPSLTRLSIRGIRVGVFGFALLTILRIFGFSLGDITLQVTVLTAVLGVILAPIVSSVVSGVFLLADQPYEIGDMVELADRDQRGFVEDITLRYTKIFTLDNTFLVIPNGTIRERDVINYSAEDPRTRRSIPVVVTYESDVSAARDCIEGAARRVDGVIEGGPNIRVGAARYPAGPTCYIDEFGDHGVRLVLRYWIEEPYKLLATRSRVQTAIREAIADIDVEIAYPHSHLLFDDTSGELRVRQEASGTSPADRPAETDGDASPEPPS from the coding sequence ATGCAGTCGGCGGGTTCCACCTGGTTTTTCCTGCAGAAGACGACTGACACCGGCGTTGATCTGTCTCGGGCGAACGAATGGCTCCCCTTTACCGTTCCCGATTGGTCGCTGGACCTCCTCGCTGTGGGTGTGGTTGTGCTCGTCGCCTGGAGTGTCTCTCGTTTGCTGGTTCGGCTGTTCAGTCGCCGGATTGCCCGCAGCTTCCGGCGACCGAGCCTGACGCGGTTGTCCATTCGCGGGATTCGCGTTGGCGTCTTCGGGTTCGCATTGCTGACGATCCTCCGGATATTCGGGTTCAGTCTTGGGGACATTACCCTGCAAGTAACGGTCCTGACGGCCGTGTTAGGTGTCATCCTCGCACCGATCGTCAGCAGCGTGGTCAGTGGTGTATTTCTGCTGGCCGACCAGCCCTACGAGATCGGTGACATGGTTGAACTCGCCGACCGTGACCAGCGTGGGTTCGTCGAGGACATCACGTTGCGTTATACGAAGATATTCACGCTCGACAATACGTTCCTCGTAATCCCGAACGGAACGATTCGCGAGCGGGACGTCATCAATTACTCGGCCGAAGACCCGCGGACGCGCCGTTCGATCCCGGTCGTCGTGACTTACGAGAGCGACGTGTCGGCGGCCCGCGACTGCATCGAAGGTGCCGCGCGCCGAGTCGACGGTGTCATCGAGGGCGGCCCGAACATCCGGGTCGGGGCCGCCCGCTATCCCGCCGGCCCGACCTGTTACATCGACGAGTTCGGCGATCACGGCGTTCGACTGGTCTTGCGGTACTGGATCGAGGAGCCATACAAGTTGCTGGCGACGCGTTCGCGCGTCCAGACGGCAATTCGCGAGGCGATCGCGGACATCGACGTCGAGATCGCCTATCCCCACTCTCACCTGCTGTTCGACGACACGAGCGGCGAGTTACGGGTCCGACAGGAAGCGTCCGGGACGTCACCTGCCGATCGACCGGCAGAGACCGACGGAGACGCGAGCCCGGAACCGCCGTCCTAA
- a CDS encoding universal stress protein: MPKVVVPVRYPLSDHSRATLSRAIEVAEEGDADLTVLHVNLFHENGHVTRSELKSAVEESFGRLSRTRYVVRTGLLVEETILEEVAAESADAVVIGEKQVSRWREMVRRLVDDPDIATFLDDELDCKVVTASLD; the protein is encoded by the coding sequence ATGCCGAAAGTCGTCGTGCCGGTCAGATATCCGCTCTCGGACCATTCGCGGGCGACACTATCTCGTGCCATCGAGGTGGCCGAGGAGGGGGACGCCGATCTGACGGTGTTGCACGTCAATCTCTTTCACGAGAACGGACACGTGACGCGCTCGGAACTCAAGTCTGCCGTCGAGGAGTCCTTCGGTCGGCTCTCGCGGACACGCTACGTGGTCCGGACAGGACTGCTCGTCGAGGAGACGATCCTCGAGGAAGTCGCGGCCGAGAGCGCCGACGCCGTGGTGATCGGCGAGAAACAGGTCAGTCGATGGCGGGAAATGGTTCGCCGGCTGGTCGACGATCCCGACATCGCTACCTTCCTTGACGACGAACTCGACTGTAAGGTCGTGACCGCCTCGCTCGATTAG
- a CDS encoding DUF2150 family protein gives MSAPPGEYYTDERWQNWIERIDEEDIDPEDEDSARLLLNLQDDAAIAVAKIVTDYQDGELEEEETLEELAKVREIVLAEVEMDDEEKLMVVDGVQTSLVCVFYAAEEYVAGEVAEAPIADLIGAASDAEEGDDVDAALGYCAQAGTRIFADEEELSMDVVDDLEFGLVAEWVNGLDSLQTALSDPEVVEEDDDA, from the coding sequence ATGAGCGCCCCACCGGGGGAGTACTACACGGACGAACGGTGGCAAAATTGGATCGAGCGGATCGACGAGGAGGATATCGATCCGGAAGACGAAGACTCGGCACGCCTGCTTCTGAACCTGCAGGACGACGCCGCGATCGCGGTCGCGAAGATCGTCACTGACTACCAGGACGGTGAACTCGAGGAGGAGGAGACTCTGGAGGAACTGGCAAAGGTCCGGGAAATCGTCTTGGCGGAGGTCGAGATGGACGATGAGGAGAAGCTGATGGTCGTCGACGGCGTCCAGACGTCACTCGTCTGTGTCTTTTACGCCGCCGAGGAGTACGTTGCCGGCGAGGTCGCCGAGGCGCCGATCGCCGATCTGATCGGGGCCGCGAGCGACGCCGAAGAAGGCGACGATGTGGACGCGGCACTGGGCTACTGTGCCCAGGCCGGTACGCGCATCTTCGCCGACGAGGAGGAGTTGTCGATGGATGTCGTCGACGATCTGGAGTTCGGGCTCGTCGCCGAGTGGGTCAACGGCCTCGACAGTCTCCAGACGGCATTGAGCGACCCCGAAGTCGTCGAAGAGGACGACGACGCTTGA
- a CDS encoding Ig-like domain-containing protein, translated as MAFRDDDRGQAIQIGAVLLFAVLVIAFSLYQAFVVPNQNAQVESNHLQTVEGQLQDLRDGIVNVPKTGNGRSVRVSMGTNYPARAVALNPPPASGQLRTVGTADPAVNFTIANARALDEETADYWNGTNRTRGTGGVVYEPDYNQFQNAPTLVYDSTTLSSQLPDTNFWVSGQTLVDGRTLTFVALDGVLDRSSSRSLTVDIKPISASTTDVPITNESGENVSITFRSHRSAGDWRSLLVEEGQWHNASGGHVVAVDGTSVSDRFDHVTIELERNETYELRMAKSAVGTGATTESETYITDVAGDGAVVSEEGDVPIVVEARDRYNNPVSGVPVRATIESGQSGSLVTPTVRTDDDGRARFTYNSADIDGNSQRSVQIHFTLSDTIEASIDPRTPENVSVSVSVQNTDGSGIGGGGDGGSDAYTVEWTDPSGQSAINCPDGVDSVCTFDPSQQSTASLTMGTSPIAQQASVEYALNDTSVLTLSRTTGLTDSVGENSTGVTALANGFVNVYASSGSSGDRLTLEVVNEFIGLVYNNDAVAVDGPDFGGTPGGVELTIQNDYNQDVIITDVKINETTGPIGRLSDDELPNDQPRTTEVYIETDQIDGWVDVGGGTSLPAQFDLSTDSQDAVVSSGGEFRVYLYEFKNSGDNQVDMSDRAFTLTVFYETADGNAYTKPIRVNVQ; from the coding sequence ATGGCGTTCCGGGACGACGATCGTGGGCAAGCGATCCAGATCGGTGCCGTGCTGTTGTTCGCCGTTCTGGTGATTGCCTTCTCGCTGTATCAGGCGTTCGTCGTACCTAACCAGAACGCGCAGGTCGAATCGAATCACCTCCAGACCGTCGAAGGACAGCTGCAGGATCTCCGGGACGGGATCGTCAACGTACCGAAGACAGGGAATGGTCGGTCCGTTCGCGTCTCGATGGGAACGAATTATCCGGCACGGGCGGTCGCACTGAATCCGCCACCAGCCAGTGGGCAGTTGCGAACAGTCGGGACTGCCGATCCGGCGGTCAATTTCACGATCGCTAACGCGAGAGCGCTCGACGAGGAGACGGCCGACTACTGGAACGGGACGAACCGAACCCGCGGTACGGGTGGGGTCGTCTATGAACCTGATTACAACCAGTTCCAGAACGCCCCGACACTTGTCTACGACAGCACCACGCTGTCTAGCCAACTTCCGGACACGAACTTCTGGGTGTCTGGACAGACGCTTGTCGATGGTCGAACGCTCACGTTCGTCGCGCTCGACGGTGTTCTCGATCGGAGTTCGAGTCGGTCTCTCACTGTCGACATCAAACCGATCAGTGCTTCGACAACCGATGTGCCGATTACGAACGAGTCGGGTGAAAACGTGAGTATCACGTTTCGATCCCACCGGAGCGCTGGCGACTGGCGGTCGTTGTTGGTCGAGGAGGGGCAGTGGCACAACGCGAGCGGCGGCCACGTCGTCGCGGTAGACGGAACGTCGGTCTCTGATCGGTTTGATCACGTTACGATTGAACTCGAGCGGAACGAAACCTACGAACTCAGGATGGCGAAATCGGCTGTCGGGACGGGAGCGACCACAGAATCGGAGACGTACATTACTGATGTCGCTGGTGACGGCGCTGTTGTTTCTGAAGAAGGGGACGTTCCGATTGTCGTTGAAGCTCGGGACCGATACAACAATCCTGTTTCTGGCGTTCCCGTCAGAGCGACTATCGAATCAGGACAGAGCGGTTCCCTCGTCACTCCCACTGTCCGTACTGACGACGATGGTCGGGCACGGTTCACGTACAACTCTGCTGATATTGATGGCAATTCACAGCGAAGTGTCCAAATCCATTTCACTCTGTCAGATACCATCGAAGCTTCCATTGACCCGAGAACTCCGGAAAACGTGTCTGTGAGTGTTTCCGTCCAGAATACGGACGGCAGCGGGATTGGTGGTGGCGGTGACGGAGGCAGCGATGCCTACACCGTCGAGTGGACTGATCCATCAGGACAGTCCGCGATAAATTGCCCGGACGGGGTTGACAGCGTCTGTACTTTCGACCCAAGCCAACAATCGACGGCATCTCTGACGATGGGTACGTCACCAATTGCACAGCAAGCATCCGTCGAATATGCGCTCAACGACACATCCGTCCTCACACTGTCCCGAACGACTGGACTGACCGATTCCGTCGGCGAAAACTCGACAGGCGTGACTGCCCTCGCTAATGGGTTCGTCAATGTATACGCGTCAAGTGGTTCGAGTGGTGATCGATTGACTCTTGAAGTCGTAAATGAATTCATAGGTCTGGTCTACAATAACGATGCTGTGGCGGTTGACGGACCGGATTTCGGTGGCACACCTGGCGGTGTCGAACTTACCATTCAGAATGACTACAATCAAGACGTGATTATCACTGACGTCAAAATAAACGAGACAACGGGCCCAATCGGACGTTTGAGTGACGATGAGCTCCCGAACGACCAGCCACGAACGACGGAGGTATACATCGAAACCGATCAAATTGACGGCTGGGTCGATGTCGGTGGCGGGACTTCGTTGCCGGCACAGTTCGATCTAAGCACTGACAGCCAGGACGCTGTCGTGTCGAGTGGCGGGGAGTTTCGGGTGTATCTCTATGAGTTCAAAAACAGTGGCGACAACCAAGTAGATATGTCGGATCGAGCGTTCACGCTCACTGTCTTTTACGAGACGGCAGACGGAAACGCATATACCAAACCGATCCGCGTGAACGTTCAGTGA
- a CDS encoding type IV pilin N-terminal domain-containing protein, giving the protein MTSQRRLIAHAIGTEIRPHESNCRAQSEVIGVILFTAVVVTLTVLVGATILGTVDTGDKPVTNLRAEVDASELTLSHHGGSTLDPREVSVVLRDGAQRRLALDEFGGGDRDGMFAPGGQLNYSHRANGTLRVLVVHNPSNTILYDRVLDVPERALSNTDLG; this is encoded by the coding sequence ATGACCTCTCAGAGACGATTGATTGCACACGCCATCGGAACCGAGATCCGCCCGCACGAGTCGAATTGCCGTGCCCAATCAGAGGTAATCGGTGTCATCCTCTTTACGGCAGTCGTCGTCACGCTCACGGTTCTCGTCGGAGCCACCATCTTGGGTACAGTTGATACGGGGGACAAACCAGTAACAAATCTCCGGGCCGAGGTCGACGCTTCAGAACTCACCCTCAGTCATCACGGCGGTTCGACACTGGACCCCAGGGAGGTCTCTGTCGTTCTCCGCGACGGGGCTCAACGACGACTCGCACTGGACGAATTCGGCGGGGGTGACCGAGACGGCATGTTCGCTCCGGGAGGCCAACTCAACTACAGCCACAGGGCCAACGGAACGCTACGCGTTCTCGTCGTTCACAATCCGTCGAATACCATCCTTTACGACCGGGTGTTGGATGTCCCGGAGAGAGCACTCTCGAATACTGACCTGGGCTAG
- a CDS encoding LamG domain-containing protein, translating to MSRREHSRILTWASAADWDGVVHADFGNHSADRIELGYRAVETGMLAYWPLDEEGGLTAQDVVGSQDGTVQGATTGRTGVLGTTSYAFDGTDDYISGATDVSALRNTASLSFWLKSTQSGDDTMWQAPGITGVESNGDGNDIFWGWIDASGFIGVQAGVNPGAMSSTDVADGTWHHVVLTRDADSGEVAVYVDGTREDTVTSRIGEITTTFDSIGRIEDTAGTPEYFDGQIDEFQVYDRVLSASAVQSLYQSSQAGALRTTEKRFPEPVDPSTLSRRRQRYSSVRDWYLSVRRIRSRGRRYVLPKQRDHSRRT from the coding sequence ATGTCCCGGAGAGAGCACTCTCGAATACTGACCTGGGCTAGCGCCGCCGACTGGGACGGCGTCGTTCATGCCGATTTCGGTAATCACAGCGCCGACCGGATCGAACTCGGGTATCGGGCCGTCGAGACGGGAATGCTCGCCTACTGGCCACTGGACGAAGAAGGGGGCTTGACGGCGCAAGACGTAGTCGGCTCTCAGGACGGCACGGTTCAGGGTGCAACCACGGGTCGAACAGGCGTTCTTGGAACCACGAGTTACGCGTTCGACGGGACGGACGATTACATCTCGGGGGCGACTGATGTCTCGGCGTTACGGAACACTGCGAGCCTCTCGTTCTGGCTCAAGTCCACCCAAAGCGGCGACGACACGATGTGGCAGGCGCCAGGGATCACCGGCGTCGAGAGCAACGGGGACGGTAACGACATCTTCTGGGGGTGGATCGACGCAAGCGGATTCATCGGCGTTCAGGCCGGCGTCAATCCGGGGGCGATGAGTTCGACAGACGTCGCCGACGGCACCTGGCACCACGTCGTTTTGACCCGTGACGCCGACAGCGGCGAGGTGGCAGTGTACGTCGACGGCACCCGCGAGGATACTGTCACTTCGCGGATCGGCGAGATTACGACGACCTTCGATAGCATCGGACGGATCGAAGACACGGCAGGGACTCCCGAGTACTTCGACGGCCAGATCGACGAGTTCCAAGTGTACGATCGAGTGCTGTCAGCGTCCGCCGTGCAGAGCCTCTATCAGTCCAGCCAGGCGGGTGCCTTGAGGACGACCGAGAAACGGTTCCCGGAACCGGTCGACCCCTCGACGCTCTCTCGAAGACGTCAACGCTACTCTTCCGTCCGGGACTGGTATCTCTCTGTACGTCGAATCCGATCCCGAGGGCGACGGTACGTTCTCCCAAAGCAACGAGATCACTCTCGACGGACGTGA